One genomic segment of Manis pentadactyla isolate mManPen7 chromosome 1, mManPen7.hap1, whole genome shotgun sequence includes these proteins:
- the LOC130683625 gene encoding recQ-mediated genome instability protein 2-like, translating to MAAADSFSSGGPAAVRLPRSPPLKVLTEQLRRDAEGGPGAWRLSRAAAGRGPLELAAVWMQGTVVAAGGGEALLRDSSGPFSVRGLERVPRGRPCLSPGKYVMVMGVVQVCSPEPCLQAVKMMDLSDNPIHESMWVLEVEDLHRNIP from the coding sequence ATGGCTGCGGCTGACTCGTTTTCTAGCGGCGGCCCGGCGGCTGTCAGGCTGCCGCGGTCGCCGCCGCTCAAGGTGCTAACGGAGCAGCTGCGGCGCGACGCGGAGGGTGGCCCGGGCGCATGGCGGCTGTCGCGGGCGGCGGCGGGCCGCGGGCCGCTGGAGCTGGCGGCCGTGTGGATGCAGGGCACGGTGGTGGCAGCGGGCGGCGGCGAGGCACTGCTGCGCGACTCGAGCGGGCCCTTCTCGGTGCGCGGCCTGGAGCGGGTGCCTCGCGGGCGGCCCTGCCTCTCCCCAGGAAAGTACGTGATGGTAATGGGAGTGGTTCAGGTGTGCAGCCCTGAGCCGTGCCTTCAGGCTGTGAAGATGATGGATCTTTCTGATAATCCCATCCATGAAAGCATGTGGGTACTAGAAGTGGAAGATTTACACAGGAACATTCCTTAG